GCGGCCGGGCGAGCGGCTGGTGGCCGAGGCGTGGGAGGAGGATCGCGGACGGCGTACGGCCCTGTACCGGTTGGCGGTGCGGCGCCATCCCGACGGCCGCCTGGTGGCCGCAGGGCACGGCCGGGTCTTTCGCGAAGAGCCCGGGGGCGGATCGCCACCGCGGCTTGGCCCCGGCGCCGGCCCCCTTGGCGCCGACGCCGGCCCAGCGGGTGCGGCTCGCCCAGGACCTTCGCGCGATGACGGGGAGGCGCAACGATGAAGGCCGTGCTGGTTCGGCAACCGGGGGGTGCGGAGAACCTGGTGCTCGGCGAGGTGCCGACCCCCGCCCCGGGTCCGGGGGAGCTGCTGGTCCGGGTGCGGGCCACGGCCCTCAATCGGGCCGACATCCTGCAGCGGCGGGGGCTCTATCCCCCGCCGCCCGGCGCCAGCCCCCTGCTCGGCCTGGAGGCGGCGGGCGAGGTGGCGGCGCTGGGCGAGGGATGCGAGGGGTGGCGCGTCGGGGATCGGGTCTTCGCCCTGCTGCCCGGCGGCGGCTACGCCCAGTACGTCACCGTACCGGCCGCCATGGCCCTGCCCGTTCCCCCCAACCTGAGCTTCGAGGAGGCCGCGGCCATCCCCGAGGCCTTCTTGACGGCCTACCAGACCCTCTTCTGGATCGGGCGCCTGCGGGCGGGCGAGTGGGTGCTGATCCACGCGGGCGCCAGCGGCGTCGGCACCGCCGCCATCCAGCTGGCCCGCGATGCGGGCGCCCGGGTGGCGGTGACGGCCGGCAGCGAGGCGAAGCTCGAGGCCTGCCGCCAGCTGGGCGCGGAGGTGGCGCTGAACTACAAGCTGGGCCCCTTCGCCCCCGCCCTGCGGGAGGCCGTCGGCGAGCGCGGGGTCGACCTGATCCTCGACTTCGTCGGGGCGCCCTACTGGGAGCAGAACCTGGAGTGCCTGGCGACCGACGGCCGGCTGGTCCTGATCGCCACCATGGGCGGCGGGGTGGTAGACCGTTTCGACCTGCGACGGCTGATGGGCAAGCGGCTGCAGGTGACGGGCACCACCCTGCGCTCCCGCAGCCTGGAGTACAAGGTCCAGCTCACCCGGGAATTCGCCGTGCGGGTGCTGCCCAAGCTGGCCCGCGGGGCGATCCGCCCGGTGATCGACCGGGTCTTCCCCTGGGATCAGGTGCGGGAGGCCCACCGGTACATGGAGCGCAACCTGAACATCGGCAAGATCGTGCTGCGGGTCGATTGAGCGACGGGGCATCCCGACGCCAGGGCACCCAGGCCGTCCGTCCGCCCCGTGGCTCGCAGATCTGTGGAGCCCCCGGCGGATCCGAGCCCGTGACGGTTCCCGCCGGGGGCCGTCTCTTTCGTGTCCAAATCCGGACGAGCAGGCAGGAATCCTGGCGAAGGCCGCGAATAGGCGATGTCAATCTCCCGGGAGAGAAACGATGTTTCGCAGGAGGAAACCGCGGGCGGGCTATGCGGCGACGACTCCCCGGCGCCGCGGCGCGCGGGCCGGAGAACCCCGGCGGCCGGACGGCTGCTCCACCGTGCGGGCAGCCGCATGGCGGGGCGGCCGGGCGGCGGCATGGTGGGGTGGTCGCGCGGCGGCATGGGGAGGGAGCTCGGCGGCAGCCGGCGCGCCGCGGGATGCCCGGAGGCGCCGGATGCCGGGCCGGACGCCCGGCCGATCAGGCGGCCAGGCGGCGTCCCGAAGCGGCGCCGGGAGCCGGTCCCGGCGCCGCCGGTCCCGGCCGGTTCGACCGCGGGATGGAGCCCGATGGGAGGTGAGGGCGGCGGGACGCACGACCATCCAGTCCCTGGGGCGGGCGCTGCGGTTGCTCCAGCAGTTCTCCGCCTCGACCCCCGAGTGGGGCGTGGGCGAGCTGGCGGCGGCCACCGGCCTCCCCAAGGGGACGGTGTCGAAGATCCTGGCCACCTTCCAGGAACACGGGTACCTGCTGCAGGATCCCGTCACCCGGCGGTATCGCTTGGGGCCGGCCTTCCTGGTCGCCGGGCGCATCGCCGAACAGGGGCTCGACGTCGCCCGGCTGGCGATGCCGCTGCTGCAGCGGATGAC
The sequence above is drawn from the Thermaerobacter sp. FW80 genome and encodes:
- a CDS encoding NAD(P)H-quinone oxidoreductase codes for the protein MKAVLVRQPGGAENLVLGEVPTPAPGPGELLVRVRATALNRADILQRRGLYPPPPGASPLLGLEAAGEVAALGEGCEGWRVGDRVFALLPGGGYAQYVTVPAAMALPVPPNLSFEEAAAIPEAFLTAYQTLFWIGRLRAGEWVLIHAGASGVGTAAIQLARDAGARVAVTAGSEAKLEACRQLGAEVALNYKLGPFAPALREAVGERGVDLILDFVGAPYWEQNLECLATDGRLVLIATMGGGVVDRFDLRRLMGKRLQVTGTTLRSRSLEYKVQLTREFAVRVLPKLARGAIRPVIDRVFPWDQVREAHRYMERNLNIGKIVLRVD
- the paaI gene encoding hydroxyphenylacetyl-CoA thioesterase PaaI; its protein translation is MRERIAADPFCRLLGIHLEALAPGYARLSMTVRPDMANFHGVGHGGAVFALADAAHAAASNSHGVPAVALHVGLHYVAPARPGERLVAEAWEEDRGRRTALYRLAVRRHPDGRLVAAGHGRVFREEPGGGSPPRLGPGAGPLGADAGPAGAARPGPSRDDGEAQR